CAGATATTCATTCCCCATGGAAGTCCGACTGCCGGATAAGTATTTCCATTAGATAATGAAGGTTTGGATTGAGTTCCCATCAAAGGATTCACGTAGTCTACGGGAGATACATTCTGACCTAAAGCCCAGGCCTGTAATAACAGTAAGCAAGTAGAAAATATAAACTTCATTGTATCTTTTCGTTTGTTCATTTATATAAGCTTTTTTAATGCATAGCTGGCAGCTCCAAGAATGGCTGCATCTTCAAATATAGCCGAAATTTTAACCTGCAAGTTAATATTATTCTTTGTTAAATTCTGAATAAATCTTTGCTCAAAATGAGGATAAGCCTTGGCAATATTCCCTCCTATAACTAAAACTTCCGGTTTGTAATGGTCTACATATCTGACAATAAATTCTGAGAAAGAGTCTGCATATTCATCAAATATTCTGGTTTGCATTTCAGCTGGTTTATCCAACAAATCTTTAGTTCCTGAAATTTCTTCTCCGGTAAGTTCTTTATAGCGGTTCACAAACCAACGTGTTGCCAGATAATCTTCACAGATAGAGTCCCTGAAAGGAGAATCCCATAAATCTTCATCCGTAGCAAACTCTCCGTTGAAGAAAGTTGTTCCCAATCCTGTTCCAAGAGTCACCCCAAAAATTCTGTTGAAACCCTGAGCACAACCTCCAAATACTTCTCCCTCCATAAAGGCGGCGGCATCATTTACAAAATGAATCTGCTTCTGGGAAATATCCAGTCTTTTTGCCAGCTCTTCTTTAATATTTACCTGATAGATATCAATAAATTTTCCCTGCTGCATCAGTGATATTCCGTTGTTATAATCGAAAGGTCCCGGCATTGCAATACCAATTAAAAGATCTTCTTTTACCAGATCATGAGCCGCTTTATGAATAGCCGAAACCCATGCGGAGAAAATAACTTCTTTATTTTCAAAAGCATCTACATGTTCTCTTACATAGGTTGATGAAATGATTTCACGTTTTTCCGGATCTACCTGAGCCAGCGTGATATGCGACCCTCCAATATCTATTCCTACTATATTCTGCATTATTTATTATTTTAAATTCAAGACATTCCTCTGACTGAAAAAACAGACAAACAGAAGTACACCCCTGTCTGTCTGCTTTGTATTTCAGACTTATTTTAGCAACTATTTTATTATCTGAATCTTACTTCACAATTACTTTACCAGTTGATATTACTTTACTATTTGCGGATGTAATCTTGTAAATATAAGTACCACTGATTAAATCCTGTGTATTCACTGCATTATTATTTTGATTAATATTCTGTTTTTTGAACAATTTTCCTGAAGCATCATATAATGCGACTTCACTCGTTGAGCTGTCACTGATAGCAAAATGAATGTCATTTCCTTTTTTAACAGGGTTTGGATAGACAGCGCTGTTCTCTTTTACAGATTCAATATCTTTTACTGCAAGAGAAGAAGTGCAGGCAACATCTGTTCTCCAGTTGGCATCTGTCATATTGATCAGGGTTGCAAAATGAGTGTTAGCCGTAGCATCTAATGCACCTAAGCCGCTTCCTTCATCCATTTTCCAGTTGGCTTCAAGACCTGCGGAGTTGGCAGGAACATTACAGCTGTTACTCAGAATTTCCTGTGGTGTTAATGCTTTTTTCCAGACTCTGAATTCATCAAGAAAACCATTAATTGTACGGGAATTGTCATAGTTTCTTCCCAGATAAAGGATTCCGTTTGCTGTAAAGTTACCCGTTACTGCAAAACTTGCATCAAGATTACCATTCACATAAATTTTCATGGCTGTTCCATCATAAGTAGCTGCTATATGATACCATGTATTGGTGTTGAATGCTGTATTCGTATTCAATTTTACCTGTGACGAACCGAAACTCAATATAAACTGAAGTTTGTTATTCGCCAGGTTTCCGTCTCCAAATCTAAGCATTGCAGAGTTGTTATCTCCTACTTCTACACCCATCACGGACGAAATATATGGGAAACCTGTTTTGAAAGCATTTACTTTTACCCATCCTTCAAAGGTTACTGCGTTTCCACTCAGGTTAAATTGTCCTGCATTAAGATAATTGGTACTTCCGTTGAAGGCAAGGGATCTTGCTCCAGGGCTTGTAACAGGAGCAA
This genomic window from Chryseobacterium viscerum contains:
- a CDS encoding ROK family protein, which codes for MQNIVGIDIGGSHITLAQVDPEKREIISSTYVREHVDAFENKEVIFSAWVSAIHKAAHDLVKEDLLIGIAMPGPFDYNNGISLMQQGKFIDIYQVNIKEELAKRLDISQKQIHFVNDAAAFMEGEVFGGCAQGFNRIFGVTLGTGLGTTFFNGEFATDEDLWDSPFRDSICEDYLATRWFVNRYKELTGEEISGTKDLLDKPAEMQTRIFDEYADSFSEFIVRYVDHYKPEVLVIGGNIAKAYPHFEQRFIQNLTKNNINLQVKISAIFEDAAILGAASYALKKLI